One genomic window of Paramormyrops kingsleyae isolate MSU_618 chromosome 20, PKINGS_0.4, whole genome shotgun sequence includes the following:
- the LOC140581330 gene encoding anti-apoptotic protein NR13-like yields MGILKFACAAGVVAAAAGTAYLYRRFRKTPEQEEVNMATSLHDETLMVANDYMDLCVGIERTPPSESAKAMRYIAKKVEDMYWLPLRRLVQSFLINFPIHTWTELRNVMLDMVDRENMRWSQIVILFAFTGMLAVQMSTIDEDFTCCRRLADMITDVLREKQEWMIQNGGWKGFVDYVHIFRPEYPVSPVMRALFKAANVAIAFLLVR; encoded by the exons ATGGGAATCTTGAAATTTGCGTGTGCCGCTGGAGTGGTGGCTGCCGCCGCCGGTACAGCGTACCTCTACCGGCGGTTCAGGAAAACGCCAGAGCAGGAGGAAG TGAATATGGCCACCTCATTACATGACGAAACTCTTATGGTGGCAAATGATTACATGGACTTATGTGTTGGAATCGAGAGGACACCTCCCAGCGAGTCCGCTAAAGCCATGCGATACATAGCAAAGAAGGTGGAGGATATGTACTGGCTCCCACTGCGCCGTCTTGTGCAGTCATTTTTGATCAACTTTCCCATACACACCTGGACCGAACTCAGGAATGTGATGCTGGATATGGTTGATCGTGAAAATATGAGGTGGTCCCAGATTGTGATTCTCTTCGCCTTCACGGGAATGCTGGCAGTTCAAATGTCTACCATAGATGAAGATTTCACCTGCTGTAGACGGCTAGCAGACATGATCACTGATGTTCTTAGAGAAAAACAGGAATGGATGATCCAGAATGGAGGCTGG AAGGGGTTCGTGGACTATGTCCACATATTCAGACCAGAATATCCAGTGTCACCTGTGATGAGAGCTCTCTTCAAAGCTGCAAATGTGGCAATTGCCTTTCTTCTTGTACGTTAG